The genomic region TGACCCGGGCCGCGCCGGCTAACGCACCTCGATCGTTCCCCGCTTCGGCCAGGAGACCATGAGCGTTCTCGGCCCCTTCTCGCCGTTGGCCAGGAGCTTGGCACGCATCTCGTAATGATACAGGCCCGCACTGGCCGGCATCTTCTGGTGGTCCATCCCATCCCAGGTCAGGACGATGGGAAGCCGCGGAAACTCCGTGTGAGTGGCCGTGGGAATCTCATGATCGTCGAGCGGCTTGCGCGTGGAAATGAAGCGGATCGACGTCTTGGACGGAGACGTCAGCAGCGATGAGATCTCGAGCAGGGTTGCGCCGTCCAAGTCCTTCGGGAGCTGCACCACGGCGGAGAATTCCAACTGGCCCGCCGATGCATTGTACGGCGTCGGATTGATCTTGAACTCCAGGATCTTCAGATCCGGTTCCGGCCGCGGCGTCCGGGGAATTTTTGATTTCGCGAGGACCGGTCCCGACGTGAGGAACAGGATCGCCAGAGAAAGGCAGAGCCAGCCACGAGCGCCACGGCTTGACACGCCGGTCTTTACGGTCTTCTCTGGGACAGGGAGCGACACCAACATGCGGCTGTCTGACGGTTCACAGATTGTCGTGAGGCGGATGATTCGCATCCGTGGATAACATAGCGCTCCGTACCTGTCAATGCGCGCATTGCCGTTCCGGACGGCCTTGGGTAAGATGGCGCGCTTCTTTTCGCCGTGGCCTGTGAGGTAACCGATGGGCGCGCACCTTCATTTCGATTGTTTCTCGGGAATCAGCGGCGACATGACGCTGGGCGCGCTGGTGGACGTGGGATTGCCCTTCGGCGATTTGGTGCGGGGACTCAAGCGGCTGGGTATTTCGGGATTTCAGTTGCGCCGCCGCCGAGTGCGGCGGGCCGCGCTCCATGCGACGAAGATCGACGTGGTGCTTCGCGCCGGCCTACGGGCGCCCCTGTCCCTGAAACAAATTCACACCGTCCTGTCGAAGAGCCGGCTGTCCGAACAGGTCAAATTGCAGAGCCGGACGGTGTTCGATCGGCTGGCAGAGGCCGAGAGCCGAGCCCATCGCGTTCCGAAAGCTCACGTGCATTTCCATGAAGTCTCCGTCCTGGATTCCTTCGTGGACATCGTCGGCAGCCTCATCGGCTGTGAAATTCTGAACGTCTCGCGAGTCACGGCGTCTCCCGTCAACGTAGGGAGCGGAACGCTTCAATCGGCTCACGGGATATTGCCGGCTCCGGGACCGGCCGTGGCGGTTCTTGCCGAGGGAATTCCGATCTACAGCGCGGGGCCGCCGCGCGAGTTGGCGACTCCGACCGGGGTGGCGCTCTTGCGGAGCCTCACCACCGAGTTCGGTCCCATGCCGCTTCTCTCGCCCGACGCGGTTGGCTACGGCGCAGGTGACGCCAATCCCGAAGGCTGGCCAAACGTGCTGCGGGTGTTTCTCGCCTCGCCGAAGACTCGGCAGCCCCGTGAACAGGATCGGGTCGTGCACATCGAAACCAATCTCGACGACGTGAATCCTCAAACGTATGAACACGTCGTGGAACGGCTCTTTCGGCGTCATGCGCTCGACGTGACGTTGACCCCCGTCATCATGAAGCGCGGACGGCCCGGGATCGTGCTCACCGTGCTGGCCGCTCCGGACCATGCACAGGCTGTCCTGGACGTGTTGTTCGAGGAGACCACCGCGCTCGGCGTCCGCGTGCAGGAGATCGCCAGGCAGGTTCTGCCCCGTCGATTCGTGACGGTGCAACTCCCCGGGGGCTCGGTTCGGGTCAAGGTGGCGGGTCTCGATGGAGGGCGCACCAAGGCCGCTCCCGAGTACCTGGATTGCAAACGCATCGCCGAACGGACCGGCCGTCCCGTAAAATCGATCCTGGAAGAAGCAGCCACGGCGTATCGCCGGAGTCGCGCGAACAAGAAGGATCGCGCGTGAATCTGGCGTTGTACGGCCTGTTGTTCGTGGCCTCGGTAGTCGTGACCCTGGGTGCCTGCGCGCTGTTCACGAACGCCATCGAGTGGCTGGGAAAGCGGCTCAATCTGTCCGAGGGCGCCGTCGGGAGCGTGCTCGCCGCAATCGGGACCACGCTTCCGGAGACCTCCATCCCGATCGTCGCCATCTTTTTCGGCGGAACCCGCGAAGAAGCGGAAGTCGGCCTCGGCGCGATTCTGGGTGCCCCCTTCATGCTCAGCACGCTAGTGATTCCGATCCTCGCGCTGTTGCTTGTGCTCTATGCCGGACTCGGAAAACGGAACGCCGTCTTCCGGCTGAACTACAAAGACGTCTCCGTCGATCTGGCTTTCTTCGCTGCGGCCTATGCCGTGGCCCTCGGTTGCGTGTTCGCTCCGGCTCCCGTCCATGTCGCGGCGGCGGTGGGCCTTATCGCCTGGTATCTCTACTACGTCAAGTTGAAGTTCACCGAGACGGGCGATGAAGAGGAGGGAGAGCTGAACGAACTGGGCGCGTTGTTTTTTTCCCGGAGGGCTGACACTCCGTCGTACGGCATGATCGTGCTGCAGGCCCTGACCGGGTTGGGCGGCCTCGTCATCGGCGCGCACATGTTCGTGACGGCGGCCGAATCCACGGCCCAGTATCTGTCGATCTCCCCGTTGATCCTGGCACTGCTCATTGCCCCATTGGCGACCGAATTGCCCGAGATGTCGAACAGCTTCCTCTGGCTCTACCAGAAAAAGGATCGTTTGGCCGTCGGAAACGTCACCGGCGCCATGGTGTTTCAAGGCACCATTCCGGTCTCCGTCGGATTGTTGGGTACCGAGTGGGCGCTCGCTCCATCCGCGCTTCTGACGATGATGCTGGCGGTCCTCGCTACCCTCACGCTCTTGTTCCAGTCGGCCGTCGGGCGGACGTGGCGGCCTTGGTTGATGAGCGCGTGTGCGCTCCTTTATATAGGGTATGCGGTCTATCTGTATCGGACCTGAGAGGACGTCATCGATGGGCTCACGCAAGGCATCCGGAGCCGGACGCAAGCGCATCCGCAGTGAATCGAAACCGCTGTTGGGCATTACCATGGGCGATCCGGCCGGAATCGGTCCGGAGGTGATCGCCAAGGCGCTGGCCCAGCCGCGCGTGCGACGGCTGTGTCTTCCGTTGGTGATCGGATCGCAGTCGATCATGCGACAGACCGTCAAGCGTCTGGGTCTCAGGCTCGACGTGGTTGCGGTGGACGGGCACGGGGGGGCTGCGTTTCGAGCCGGTCAGATTTCGGTCTTGGATCCGGCGGAACAGCCGCTCTCTCGCGTCAAGCCGGGCGTCGCGTCTTCTGAGGGCGGAGCCGCGTCCGTGGCCTTCATCAAGAAGGGGGTACGGCTCGCCCAGCTCGGATGTATCGACGGGATCGTGACGGCGCCGATCAACAAGGAAGCGATCAATATGGCCGGTTGCCATTTCCCCGGCCACACGGAACTGCTGGCCGATCTGACGAAGGCGAAGGAATCGGGCATGATGATTGTCGGCGGACCGCTGAAGATCATGTTCGTGACGACCCATCTGGCGATCAAGGATCTCCCGGCGCAGTTGACGAGACCCAAGATTGAAAAGGGCATCCGCCTCGCGCACATGGCGTTGACCCGGTTGTTCGGCTTCAAACGGCCTCGAATCGGGGTGGCGGCGCTCAATCCCCATGCCGGCGAACACGGCCTGTTCGGCGACGAAGAGGGGCGCCTCGTCCTTCCCGCCGCCCGAGCGGCCAGAGCGAAGGGCATCCTGGCGAGTGATCCGCTTCCGGCCGACACATTGTTCGGCAAGGCCGCACGCGGAGAATACGACGGCGTGGTGGCGCTGTATCATGATCAAGGGCTCATTCCCCTCAAGCTCGTGGCCTTCGGCACTTGCGTCAATCTCACGGTCGGGCTGCCGATCATCCGCACGTCCGTCGACCATGGGACGGCCTTCGATATTGTGGGTAAGGGGGTCGCCGATCCGGGAAGTCTTGTCGAAGCCATCGTGTTGGCCGCGGGCCTCGCCGCGCGACGGCAGCGTGCTCAGACGACGTAGGAGGACATCGAAACCATGATGCAGGATGCGTCCAAAGGGTTGGCAGTCATTCAACAGCAGTTGAAGGAACTCGATCGGATCATGCAGGAGACGATTGAAACGCTCAATACTACGGCGGGCACCGAGCGGGTCGCCAAGTGGAGGGTCAAAACGGTGGCGGTGCTGACCGACGCGTTGGGACAGAAAACCGGGCAGGATTTTTCCAAGATCCAGCCTGGCCCTTCCTTTTCGAACGATTTGGTCGAGGAATTCACCGATCTCGTCGAATGTTTCAGGGGCCCGCTGACGGCGTTGTCGAAAACGACGGCTCAAGCGGCTCAGCGTCCGGCTGGCGGCGGGTGAGTGGTGCCGGACCATCCGTTCCCTCCGGCGAACAAGCGTCTCGGACAGCACTTTCTCATCGATCCCAATATCATCCGTAAGATCGTCACCGCCGCCGCGGTGACGCCCGATGACACGGTGTTGGAGATCGGTCCGGGCCGGGGGGCCTTGACCGCGGCATTGTCGAAGGCGGCGCGCCGGGTGGTGGCGGTGGAGATCGATCCCCTCCTACATCGCCTGCTTCAAGATCGGCAGACGGAATGGCCCAACGTCGAACTGATCTGCGCCGACGCCTTGAAGTACCCTACGGACGGTTTTCCAACGGGCACGGCGGTGGTCGCCAACCTGCCGTATTACGCGTCCACTCCGCTGCTGTTCCGGTTACTCGAACAACGCACGAGATGGTCGCGGATGGTGTTGATGTTGCAGGAAGAGGTCGTCGACCGGTTGATCGCCGGCCCAGGCCGCCCGGACTATGGGGTTCTCTCCGTGATGGCCCAGCATGTCGCGGAGATGACCAAGGAATTCTACGTCTCTCCGCACTGCTTCAGGCCGAAACCCGACGTCGGTTCCGCGGTCGTGTCGGTCCGTCCGAAGACACTGCCGGATCGGTCCGTGGAAGAAGAGTCACGATTCGGCGCCTTGGTGCGCGGAGCCTTTGCGCACAGACGGAAGACGCTCGTCAATTCGCTGCGTGACGAAGCCTATGATCAGAAGTCGGTGACGGCTGCGTTGGACGCGCTGGGAATTTCGGTCACCGCGAGGGCTGAAAATCTTTCCGTCGCACAATTCGTCTCCCTGGAGGCGAGACTGTCCGGGTCTCCATCGTCACACGGATGATCCGAATGAGGCGGGGTGAGAAGGAACGGCTCGGAACGGGATGGATGCGTGCAGTGGATGATGTCAGGCGACGTTCGAATGGAGGTAGCGGAGGAATTCATTTAACGATTGTTCCTGTTCCTGATGCATCGCGATGAACATGACGCCGAAAGTGTGCGTTCCCTTCCATCGGGCAATTGCCGATTCTACCGTTACCGGCCGGCGGAAGTCGGGCAGTTGTATGATCAAGGTATAGGGTTGCTCGAGCATGACGCTGGTCTCACTGCTCACGCGGCAGCCGCCCTGCGAGAGATCGAGAAGAACCCCCTCTCCCTCCACATCAAACGCCCCGTCCAAAGAAGCAGAGACTGGGGAAAACGACAAGAGGGACCCCGGCGGAAGCATGCTGCGCCGGTGCTTGCGGCGTTCAATGATGCGATCCAGGGAACGATCCGAGAATGTCATGGTTCTATCCGATACATGATGCGAAGGGGTCTCAGGTGTTTTCCTTATCATAGCCGTCCGGCCTCGGACGGCAAGTGAAATCCGGTTTCGGTCGAGAGACCGCGACGTGCCGGCTGAATCGCTGTATCAGCGCGCGGAAAGGCCTCCAATCGTTTGAAATGACCTTTCCCCTGTGTTAGCATCCGAGCCATGGGCGTCACCAACCCGGGCAAGCGCAGCGAGGCCCGCCGTGCCCCCGCTCCCCCCTCCCATATCAAACGAGAAGTCATCGGCGTGGTTCTGATTGCGCTGAGTCTGCTCACATTGCTGAGTTTGCTGTCGTTCGTTCCGGGCGAACCGAAAGCGGTTGCCAAGGGTGGGGTCGTGAGCTCCCCTCCGACGCATAACCTTATCGGCACCGCCGGTGCCGTCTTCTCGTCGGTATTGTTTTCCCTCATCGGGGGCGCGGCGTATCTGTTCCCCGTGTTGCTGGGTCTGCTGGGGGCGCGGTGCTTCACGCAGAGCGATCTGTCGATCCGTCTCCGCAACGCCGGTGCGTCGCTTGTGGCGCTGCTCTTTCTGAGCGCGTTCCTCCATCTGGAAGTCATGGCGGTCCCGACGGTATCGAGCGGCTTGGTCCATCGCGGTCTGGCGGGAGGCCTCTTCGGACAAGTGTTGGCGGACGGCCTGCGAACCTACTTGGCGAGCACCGGGGCGCATATCGTCATTCTGGCCGGGTTTCTGATCGCGATGCTCTTTACGGCGCCCTTGTCTCTGGCGCAACTGACCATCCGTTTGTCCGAATGGAGCCAGTGGATGCTGAAGCGCATTCGCGCACCGAAGGCGGTCCGCGCTTCGGAGGATCATGAAGAATCCGCGCCGAAGACTCCGCGGCCGAAAAAATCGAAGTCCCTCCGCAGCGTCATCGAAGAGGTGCTGCCGACGGCGGAAGACCTGCCTGCTTCGGCTCCCGCCGTCATCCAGGCGCCTCCGGAGCCGGATATGGACGAACCGGTCGTGATCGAGCCGGAACCCGTCCGCGGCGGCAGCAATAAGAGGGGCTCGGGTGCGGGAAGCTACCAATTGCCTGACGCCGCCGAGCTCCTGAGCGAACCGAGCGGCACGTTCTCAAAGGTCACGGAGGACGAACTCAGAATCCAATCCGAGATCCTTGCGAAGGCATTGGCGAGCTTCGGGATCGACGGCAAGGTCACGGAAGTGCGACCGGGTCCCGTCGTGACGATGTACGAATTCGAGCCGGCTCCCGGGACGAAAGTGGCGCGGATCGTGAATTTGGCCGACGACCTGGCGCTGGCGATGAAAGCGATCAGCCTGCGCATCGTCGCTCCGTTACCCGGCAAGTCCGTGGTGGGCATCGAAGTGCCGAACCAGTATCGCGAGACGGTGTCGATGAGAGAAGTCGTGATGAGCGACGCCTTTGTCCGGGCTCGGTCCAAACTCACCTTGGCGTTGGGAAAAGACATCTTCGGCGCGTCCGCCACCGCCGACTTGCGGACGATGCCCCATCTTTTGGTCGCTGGTGCAACCGGAGCCGGGAAGAGCGTCAGTTTGAATACGATGTTGCTCAGCGTGCTGTTTTCCGCCAGGCCGGATGAGGTGAAACTGTTGCTGATCGATCCCAAGATGTTGGAATTCCAGAGCTACGACGGGATTCCGCACCTTCTGAGGCCGGTGATCACCGATCCCAAGTCGGCCGCGCGCGGGTTGGGATGGGTCGTCCAGGAGATGGAGCGCCGTTACAAACTGCTGGCCGAAGCGGGCGTGCGAAATGTCGATGCATACAACGTAAAAGTCGCGGGGGCACAGGGTGTGCTCGGGGATGGTCCGAGCGGAAATAAACCTGAGCAGCCGGAATTGCCGATCCAGTATTTGACCGAAGAAGAGCGATTGGCCGCAGGAGAAAGCGCGATCCCCGATGGCAGTCCGGGGTCGTTCGCTCCACCGCCGACGCCGCCTGAACCGCTGCCGTACATCGTCGTCATGATCGACGAGCTGGCGGATCTCATGATGGTGGCGCCGAAAGACGTCGAAGACAAGATCGCCAGGTTGGCTCAAATGGCCAGGGCTTCCGGCATTCATCTGGTTCTTGCCACCCAGCGTCCTTCCGTGGACGTCCTGACGGGGCTGATCAAGGCAAACTTCCCGGCCCGCATCGCGTTTCAAGTATCCTCGAAGACGGACTCCCGCACTATTCTCGACGCCAACGGCGCGGAAGCGCTGCTCGGTCGGGGCGACATGCTCTATCTGGCGTCGGGCACCGGGCGCCTCAATCGGTTGCATGGCTGCTTCGTCTCCGACGACGACGTCCGCCGCGTCGTCGAGTTCGTGAAGGAGCAGGCCCAGCCGAGCTACAATCAGGAGTTGCAGTCCTTGAAGCTGGACGAGGCCAAAGAAGAGGAGGCGCAGGATGAGGTCTACGAACAGGCGAAGGATCTGGTCCTGTCCACGGGCCAGGCGTCGGCCTCGTTGATTCAACGGCGCCTGCGGGTCGGTTACCCCCGCGCGGCGCGCATGATCGAGCAAATGGAAAGCGATGGATTGGTCGGAGCTGCCGGCCGCGACGGCCGTCGGGAAGTGCTGGGCAGACGCGGTCCGGTGGGAGAGGCGCAAGGATGAGACGAATCATCGTGATGGCAATGGCGGTGTGTCTTCTGGCCGGTCCCTGTCTCGTGTCGGCAGAGGAGCCGGCCGATCCGCAGGAACGGAAAGAAATTCAGGACATCGTCAAGCGTTTGCAGGCACGGTATGAAAAAACAAAAGACCTGCAGGCGGACTTTACGCAGAAGACGACCATCGAGGGGTTCGAACGGCCGATGTTGTCGACGGGGAAGGTCTATATCAAGAAACCCGGGCGGCTGCGATGGAACTACCTGGATCCGTCCACGGAAGATATCTACGTGAATCGGGACGACGTCAAGGTCTATGTGCCGGAGCACAAGCAGGTCCTGGTCGGCAAGCTGACTCAGATGGCCGCCTCCAGGGCTCCGTTGGAATTGCTCCAGGGGGCGGCAAAACTGGAGGAATCGTTTGTCGTCGAGCCGACGCCGGGGAAGGCCAAAGGGCTCGGCGGCCTCCGTCTTCTCACGTTGCTTCCGAAAGGCGAGGGGCATGAAACGGTGCGTTCACTGCAGCGGATTGTGATAGAAGTCTTTCCCAAGACCTACTTCATCCGGACCATTTCGCTTCATGAGCACAGCGGGAACGTGTCTTATTTTGAGTTTTCGTCCCTCCAGGACAACGTCGGGTTGGGTGACGAGGTGTTTGAGCCGAAATTCCCCGCGGATGTCGAAGTGGTGAAGGCGCCGGTGCTGAGCCAGCCGTAAGCGCAACCGGTGTACGGGTATCCAGACTGTTCATGAAGGGATGATGGGTGGAGCGATGACGACTCAGACACTCGATACGATCGCGGAGGCCGTAGATCAAGCCGTGGCGCGCTTGGATTTCGATCGCCTTCACCGGGAATATTGGGAACAAAACGAATTCCTCGTGATCCCGCAGTTCCTCGATCGGGCCATGGTCGAGGAATGGCTGGTCCCGCAGGCTCAGGGAGTCAAAGGCGACCTCAACCGTAACTATATTCCCGGCCATAAGAAAGGCGGGAGCGTCAGTTACTACACGGTCATGGAAAAGGCGCCCCGATTTCTCGATCTCTATCGCTCACAGGTCTTCATTGAGTTCCTCAGCCGGCTGTCCCACGCAAAGTTGAGACTCTGCCCGGACAACGATCCCCACTCCTGTGCGCTTTATTACTATACGGAACCGGGCGATCATATCGGCTTCCACTATGATACGTCGTATTACAAGGGAAGCCGCTATACGATTCTCATGGGTCTGGTTGACCAGTCTACTCACTGCAAACTGGTCTGCGAACTCTTCAAGGACGATCCCGTCAGACCTTCCAAGCGGCTTGAACTCATTACCCAGCCGGGCGACATGGTGATCTTCAATGGGGACAAGTTGTGGCATGCCGTGACCCCGCTCGGCCCCAACGAGGAACGGATTGCGTTGACGATGGAATATGTCACCAATCCCGACATGGGAACGTTCAAGCGACTGTATTCCAATCTCAAAGACTCCTTCGCGTATTTTGGCCTTCGGGCCGTCTTCAAGCGCGCGTTGTCGTTGCCTCGCCGCTAGATGATCCGTCCGACTACCGGGCTTGTGTCATGCCGGAAGTCGGACGCGTTCCTTCCACCCATCGATCGATCCTCGTCGCCGGTCATGGTCTGTCCAGGGGACCGACGGGCAAGGCTTTGCCGCTCATCTGAAGATTCATCGTCTGGCCGGTCAATTTCGGTCTTCCCGCCCGAAGGGGTCTCGACCGCCTCGGGAAGGGACCGTGATTGGTGGAGTGCATATCGGCCAGCGAGATCCGCATGGCTCGCGCGATCAACCAAGCGATGGTCAGCCCGGGTGTCCAGAAGACCGCATCACGAACCTGTTCGACCAAGTCCTGCGGCAGATTGACCGTCAGTCGAACTTTGCGTGGCGGGAGTTGGCGGCGTTTTTCAGGAACTGATGCCATCATGGCATTGCCGAGGGATCGTTCGTCCTGGACCGAGGGCACTGACATCGGCGCTCCCATAGAGTTCCTCCGCGGCTAGAGATGAATAATCGGCGACGGTGATCCGTGCGGGTCGGGCCATGCGGGCGTCGACGATGAAAGGCCGCGCGCCCTTAGCGGCGCACGCGGCCTCATCGGCATGAGCGCGCGGCGATAAAGTCGCTTCGGATGGGCATGATCCGAAGGTCATTCCACCTGGTGAACAGTCTGCTGTCTCTCTCGGTGGACATTATCGGCGTCTCGCTCCGCCGGCTCATTCAGCACGGCGCAAGTTGTCTCGTCCCGTCGGCGGCGTAGAGCAACCGGCATACCAGGGCAGTGCAAACCGAATCCTTCGTCCCAACCCATTGATCGGATGGACATTTTTTCGAGGATTTCAAAACAAGGATATCAATGAGCCCATTCGCTTAGCAATACTAATCAGTATCGGATCTGGAACCGCTATTATCAAAAGAGATACATCGCCGCTTCTGCTTCACTGGCAGTGAGGAGAAAAGAGGACGAAAGCAAAGGGAACTTTGAGTGATTCGGCGGAGAGACGGTGGTCGAAAGGTCGGCGTGACGCCGACTATATGATCGAGTCTACTGGTGCAGGTGCTTCATGGCGGCGGCGCAGAGGATGATAAAGAATCCCATCCAGAGGGCCGCCCGTTGGAACGGAATGACTTCATAGGTCTCCGTCTCGTCGTCCTCACCCTCATCCTTAAAGATTACGGTGTACAGGAAGAGCGTCAGGAGACAGAGCACGAGAAACAGCTTGATGAAAAACACGATGAGGTATTTGGGATGATGCTGGACGCCGGCGCCGGTCTGCGACACCAGCACCTGATTGACATAGTGTAGATTGATCCCTCCCGTGAACAGCAGGACGACTAGGAGGATACCGGCGACTTTCTTGTAGTGCTGATAAAAGATGTCGGTGATGGGCTTGATTTGCTGCCTGGGCACGGCTTTTTGCAGCCCAGGGGTCACCGCCATCACAAGAAACGCGAGGCCGCCGATCCATATGACGGCGGAAAGGAGGTGAAACCAGTGGTTGACGATGGGAATCAGCGTATTGAGATCTGTGACGATGCTTTGAAGCGCGTCCATAAAGACAGTAAAGAGAAGAAATACCGTATTGAATGTTGGGTGCTGAAGTCTGAGCTATCGGAAACTACACACTCACGACTCAACACTCAAAACTTGAAGACAGGAGCGTCATTCCCGAACCGCTTCTTGCGCAGCTCCTCCATCAACTCCACGGTGATGAGCGTGACGTGATGTTCCCGGGCGTGCTTTTCGACGCCCTTTTTGACCATGGCCCTGAGAAAGTAAGGGATTCGGCTCAATCGCAGCGCGGAAGCATCATCCCATAGGACTTCCGACTCTTCCGGTGTATTGAAGGCGACCTTGATCTTCTCGCCTCCCTTGGGCGTATAGAGGCACCATTGATCTTCGTCCAGCCAATCCCCGTGGTCGACGTACGGCCTGGCGCGGCAGCCGCCGCAGATGTCCGTATACTCACAGTCGCCGCACTTGCCCTTCAGCTGCGGGTAACGGAACGAATTGAACACGTCGGATTGCTCCCACAGATCGGCGAAACTGTTCGAACGGACGTTGCCGGCCGACAACGGCATGTAGGGGCATGGCGTGAGCTCGCCATTGGGTGTAACGCGGGCGTAGTTCGTTCCGGCGAGACATCCGCCGCCCATGTAGCCCGTCGCCTTTGTGATCGGAGAATTGGGATCCTTCTCATAGGCGAGCCGCTTGAAATGTGGGGCGCAACGGGCTCGCACTAACATTCCTTTGTAATTGTCCTGGCAGGTCACGAGGTACCCGAGCACTTCTTCATACTGAGCCGGAGTGATGTCGGTCAGTTCCTCGCCCCGGCCGGTACAGACCATGAAAAAGACGTTCAGCACTCTCGCGCCCAAGCCGTGCGCCCACTCGATCACCGCCGGCAGTTCCTGGTAGTTCATCGGCTGTGCGCTGAAGTGGACCTGGAATTGAAGCCCATTTCGCTTGCTGGCCTCGATGCCGGCAACCGCGGCTTCCCACGCACCCGGTACCCCTCTGAACCCATTGTGCTTGGCTGCGTCGAGGGAATCGATGCTGATGCCCACTCCCATGACGCCGATGTCTACGAGCGTGCGGGCCATCTGGTCGTCAATGAGCATGCCATTAGTCCCGAACACGACCATGAAGCCGGATTGCACGGCATAACGGGCGATGTCGAGAATGTCCGGGCGCACCAACGGTTCTCCTCCGGTGATGACGAGGAGGCACCCCTTGTTGACTTGGGCGATTTGATCGATGAGCCGGAAGCATTCTTCGGTCGATAACTCGTCGTCGCCGCCCGCGGCTTTGGTGGTGGCGTCCAGATAGCAGTGATCGCATTTGAGGTTGCAGCGCTTCGTCAGGTTCAATGCCACCAGATACGGTTTGAAGTCGTCCACCGTCCGGCCGTCCAGGGGGCCGTCCCCCTGCTTGGCGGGAGTGAAAACATTCGTGATCTGTTGTTGAAACGAACCCAGCGCTCCGGAGAGCGCAGGGTTATTCAAAATTGGAAGTGATTTACCCATGGTGTCGGCGAATTTGGTCGCGGGAGGTTAGGAACTCAATTTCCCGGTGAGGTTTGCGATCATATCCTTCAAGTTGCCGGTCTTCATGGCGTCGGCCATGTAGCCCTTGGCTTGCTCGATGCCTTCGTTGGCCACTTCCACCGTGATCATCGTCACTCCGAGCTTTTCGGCATGCTTGATGATGAGCGCCTTGGTGCAGTCCCGCATGAATCCTTCCGGAGCGCGGTCCAGTCTGGCTTGGGCGTCGGCCGTCCATGTATAGGGAGAAGACTCGGTGTGACCGTTGTCGGCCGCATGGCCGTTTTCATGCGTGCCATTGGCGCCCACGGCGGCCACCTTGGCTTCCGCCTCCGCCGAGGTCCCGGCGCCTTTGTTGGCGAAGATCGGTTCGTAGTCTTCCTCCGCGGCTTCCTTGATCGTCGGCGCGGCGTATTCAAGCGTGATAGTGGTCATGCCCAGCTTGCGGGCGCTTTTCTCGATCTTGGCCTTGGCCCGCCGCCGTTGGAATCCGGCCGGAACGGCGCGGATCGCCTCCTTGGCATCCTTGGTCCATTGCATCGGCACGTCGTCGTAGGCGACGTCGGTCTCAAGGTCGCCCTCCGACTTGGCGGCCGCTTCGAAGATGCTCTTGTCCACCTGCTTGAACCTGCCGCCTTCGGCACCGCACACCGGACATTTCACCGGCGTGTCGCCCTTGCCGATGTATCCGCACCCGTCGCATACGAAGTAGTTCTGGTTCATGCGGTCGAGATAGGCCTGGGTCGCGTCCGAT from Nitrospira japonica harbors:
- a CDS encoding DNA translocase FtsK — translated: MGVTNPGKRSEARRAPAPPSHIKREVIGVVLIALSLLTLLSLLSFVPGEPKAVAKGGVVSSPPTHNLIGTAGAVFSSVLFSLIGGAAYLFPVLLGLLGARCFTQSDLSIRLRNAGASLVALLFLSAFLHLEVMAVPTVSSGLVHRGLAGGLFGQVLADGLRTYLASTGAHIVILAGFLIAMLFTAPLSLAQLTIRLSEWSQWMLKRIRAPKAVRASEDHEESAPKTPRPKKSKSLRSVIEEVLPTAEDLPASAPAVIQAPPEPDMDEPVVIEPEPVRGGSNKRGSGAGSYQLPDAAELLSEPSGTFSKVTEDELRIQSEILAKALASFGIDGKVTEVRPGPVVTMYEFEPAPGTKVARIVNLADDLALAMKAISLRIVAPLPGKSVVGIEVPNQYRETVSMREVVMSDAFVRARSKLTLALGKDIFGASATADLRTMPHLLVAGATGAGKSVSLNTMLLSVLFSARPDEVKLLLIDPKMLEFQSYDGIPHLLRPVITDPKSAARGLGWVVQEMERRYKLLAEAGVRNVDAYNVKVAGAQGVLGDGPSGNKPEQPELPIQYLTEEERLAAGESAIPDGSPGSFAPPPTPPEPLPYIVVMIDELADLMMVAPKDVEDKIARLAQMARASGIHLVLATQRPSVDVLTGLIKANFPARIAFQVSSKTDSRTILDANGAEALLGRGDMLYLASGTGRLNRLHGCFVSDDDVRRVVEFVKEQAQPSYNQELQSLKLDEAKEEEAQDEVYEQAKDLVLSTGQASASLIQRRLRVGYPRAARMIEQMESDGLVGAAGRDGRREVLGRRGPVGEAQG
- a CDS encoding LolA family protein produces the protein MRRIIVMAMAVCLLAGPCLVSAEEPADPQERKEIQDIVKRLQARYEKTKDLQADFTQKTTIEGFERPMLSTGKVYIKKPGRLRWNYLDPSTEDIYVNRDDVKVYVPEHKQVLVGKLTQMAASRAPLELLQGAAKLEESFVVEPTPGKAKGLGGLRLLTLLPKGEGHETVRSLQRIVIEVFPKTYFIRTISLHEHSGNVSYFEFSSLQDNVGLGDEVFEPKFPADVEVVKAPVLSQP
- a CDS encoding phytanoyl-CoA dioxygenase family protein; the protein is MTTQTLDTIAEAVDQAVARLDFDRLHREYWEQNEFLVIPQFLDRAMVEEWLVPQAQGVKGDLNRNYIPGHKKGGSVSYYTVMEKAPRFLDLYRSQVFIEFLSRLSHAKLRLCPDNDPHSCALYYYTEPGDHIGFHYDTSYYKGSRYTILMGLVDQSTHCKLVCELFKDDPVRPSKRLELITQPGDMVIFNGDKLWHAVTPLGPNEERIALTMEYVTNPDMGTFKRLYSNLKDSFAYFGLRAVFKRALSLPRR
- a CDS encoding DUF4149 domain-containing protein gives rise to the protein MDALQSIVTDLNTLIPIVNHWFHLLSAVIWIGGLAFLVMAVTPGLQKAVPRQQIKPITDIFYQHYKKVAGILLVVLLFTGGINLHYVNQVLVSQTGAGVQHHPKYLIVFFIKLFLVLCLLTLFLYTVIFKDEGEDDETETYEVIPFQRAALWMGFFIILCAAAMKHLHQ
- a CDS encoding radical SAM/SPASM domain-containing protein → MGKSLPILNNPALSGALGSFQQQITNVFTPAKQGDGPLDGRTVDDFKPYLVALNLTKRCNLKCDHCYLDATTKAAGGDDELSTEECFRLIDQIAQVNKGCLLVITGGEPLVRPDILDIARYAVQSGFMVVFGTNGMLIDDQMARTLVDIGVMGVGISIDSLDAAKHNGFRGVPGAWEAAVAGIEASKRNGLQFQVHFSAQPMNYQELPAVIEWAHGLGARVLNVFFMVCTGRGEELTDITPAQYEEVLGYLVTCQDNYKGMLVRARCAPHFKRLAYEKDPNSPITKATGYMGGGCLAGTNYARVTPNGELTPCPYMPLSAGNVRSNSFADLWEQSDVFNSFRYPQLKGKCGDCEYTDICGGCRARPYVDHGDWLDEDQWCLYTPKGGEKIKVAFNTPEESEVLWDDASALRLSRIPYFLRAMVKKGVEKHAREHHVTLITVELMEELRKKRFGNDAPVFKF